Part of the Salinigranum rubrum genome is shown below.
GAATACGCCTCGTTCACCAGGAGTCGAGAGTCGTCGGGCGACCACCCCCGAGGGTGAGCCAGCCGTCTCCCTCGACGACCATCCGGGCGTCGTCGCCCCGTTCGTCGCGCCCCTGGACGTACACGTCGAACACCGACTCGTCCCTCCGATTAGAGGTGAACGCCACGCGCTCGCCGTCGTGGCTCCAGCCGCCCCAGCGGTGTTTCGCGTCGGGCATCGCCGTCAGGTCCCGTATCTCACCCGTACCGGGAGTGAGCAAGAACAGTTGCTGGCGCTCGTTGCCGCCTTCGTCCATGCCGAAGACGAGTTCGGGCCGTTCGGGCGACCACGAAAGGAACGTGACGCGCTCGTCGTAGAAGGTGTGTTGGTCGGGCCAGCTACCCGGAGAATCGAGCGTCCACACCTGTGGGACGCCCGTCGTGTCCATCAGGAACGCGAGCGTCCCGTCGGCGGAGAGAGAGGCGCCGTACGCGCTCCGGATGTTCAGGTACCGTTCGATGTCGAACGCGGGGACGGGAGACGTCTGTCCGTCGGGGTCGGTCATTATCCCCCGTTGACCCGGTGGGGGTATACCCCTTTCCACGGGAGGGAGTGGTGTTCGGCGAGGAGGTGCGTCGCGGTGGGAGTGGTCACACCGCCCTGGCGACGCCGCGGTCTCCTCTTCTCGACGCCGACGCTGACGACGACGGGTCGGATCCCAGCCACCGCTACGCACACGCTTCGTAAACACACGACGCCACAGCCGGACACCCGAGTTGAAATGCGAAGACGCGGCCAGCCCGGACCGTGACGTGACCGTCGCCGCGCGGCGTGAGCGGGTGTCCGGCACGACGCCGCGCGGACGAGGAGTTGCCGGTGCCGGCTGTCCGCAGTGCGTGAGCCACGGCTGCCGCCGTCGAGTGTTACGTGTCGCAGAATCGGCCGCGTCGAACCGTCAGTTCGCGTCGCCCCGGGGTCAGCCTGGTCGGCTCAGAGCATCCCTTCGCTCTTCAGCGCGGCCATCACGTCGTCGACGAGTTCGTCGAGCGAGTGGTAGGGGAACTCCTGGTGGCCGCTGAGCTTCGTCGCGAGCTCCATCGCCGAGAAGGAGACGTCGCCTGCCTCGAACGTCGTCCCCGGGCCGTTGGGCAGCGCGGGGACGAGGTCCATCTGGTTCTCTACGGGGAAATCGGCGGCGCCGAACGCGTCTTCGAACTGTGCGCGGAGTTCGGCCTCAACGTCGGTCATGGGTTGACACAGCCCGAAGAAGTGCAAAAGCGTTCCGGAACCGCTATTCGCTCAGAGCGGCGTCCACGCAGGCGTTTGGCCGGGGACCCCGTCGACACGGACCTCCCGCTGACCGCGCTCCCCGACTCGCACGTCGACTGCCGCGTCGAACGGTCGGGAGGTGACCCTCGCGACGCGCGGGTCGTGCACCTCGGGGTTGAACACGAAGACACCGAGCCGTCCGCTCGTCCGGATACGCCCGGTGAACGCGTGGAGGAAGCGGTACACGGCCTGGACGTCGTCACAGTACAGCAGGAGCGTCGAGACGGAGTCGAGGCCGACGCGCAGCCGACCGCGCGGCCCGTCGACGAACGAGCGCGCGACCTCCGCGCACTTGATCCCGATGCCGGTCAGGTCGCTCGGCCGTGAGACGTAGCCGGCCCCTCCGAGGCCGTCTGGTGAATCGCGCCGCTCACCGTTACAGTCGACGACAGCCAGCCGCGAGCGGGGGACGTTCGTCCCCGCGGCCCATCGGGCAGTGACGCCCCGCTGTGTGTCGTCCGTCTCGACGAGCAACGCGCCGACGTCCCGCTCTGTGACCGGTGCGAGGAGCCGCATCGCCAGCGCGCTCGGGTCGGCTTCGGCGCTTCCCCGCACGACGAGCGAGGTGCCACGCGCGACCGGACTGACCGGGAGGTTCGGTGCGAACCCGTAGCCGTCGACGGGCGCTCCGCCGTCCGGGTGAGGTTCGACGCTCACGTGCAGCCCCCCGTGGCCGAGAGTCGACGTCGGAGTTCGAGCTGTTCGGCCGCCTCCGCCGCGAACAGTCGGAGCGACTCGCGCTCGTCCTCGGTGTAGCTCCGCGGCTCGTCGTCGAGCACGCAGAACATCCCGACCGGCTCGCCCGCCGGCGTTTCGAGCGTCGCTCCGGCGTACGAGCGGATGCCGCGCGACGAGAGCACCTCGTTCGCGGCGAACCGGGGGTCGTCCGCGACGTCCTCGACCACCGTCACGTCGTCTTCGAGGATGGCGTACGTGCAGATGGTGTCCTCCCGAGAGAGGGCGTCCCACTCGGCGCCGTAACAGGCGAGGAACCGCTCCTCGTGGGCGTCGACGAGGCCGACGAAGGCGAACGAGACTTCGAACTGCCGTGACGCGAGCGCGGTCAGGCGGTCGAACGAGTCGATTGCGGTGAGGCCGTCGAGGTCGTACGCGGCGAGCGCAGCCACCCGCTCGCTCTCGTTGGACGGGAGGGGGTACGACGCGTGCGTCCGCGCGGTGGCCACGTGTTGGACGAGCCGTGGCAGATACTCGTAGTCGGCCTCGCTCTCTCTCGTGAGATGGTCGACGACGGCGTGTGGCGTCTCACCCGTGTCGATGTCGGCGAAGGGCGTGTCGGTGAAGAGGACACAGCCGATGTCGGGACGAACCTCGCGTGCCGCCGCGACCACGTCGAGACCGGTCCCGTCCGGGAGAGCGTAGTCCGTGACGAGACAGTCGAACGGTTCGCTGGCGAGCAACCGGACGGCCACCTCGACGGAACCGCACGGCGTCGGGACCAGTCCTTCGACGGCCGAGA
Proteins encoded:
- a CDS encoding MTH865 family protein, with the translated sequence MTDVEAELRAQFEDAFGAADFPVENQMDLVPALPNGPGTTFEAGDVSFSAMELATKLSGHQEFPYHSLDELVDDVMAALKSEGML
- a CDS encoding GAF domain-containing protein, with amino-acid sequence MTETAVLCVDADERERERTTAALSAVEGLVPTPCGSVEVAVRLLASEPFDCLVTDYALPDGTGLDVVAAAREVRPDIGCVLFTDTPFADIDTGETPHAVVDHLTRESEADYEYLPRLVQHVATARTHASYPLPSNESERVAALAAYDLDGLTAIDSFDRLTALASRQFEVSFAFVGLVDAHEERFLACYGAEWDALSREDTICTYAILEDDVTVVEDVADDPRFAANEVLSSRGIRSYAGATLETPAGEPVGMFCVLDDEPRSYTEDERESLRLFAAEAAEQLELRRRLSATGGCT
- a CDS encoding DUF7504 family protein, which produces MSVEPHPDGGAPVDGYGFAPNLPVSPVARGTSLVVRGSAEADPSALAMRLLAPVTERDVGALLVETDDTQRGVTARWAAGTNVPRSRLAVVDCNGERRDSPDGLGGAGYVSRPSDLTGIGIKCAEVARSFVDGPRGRLRVGLDSVSTLLLYCDDVQAVYRFLHAFTGRIRTSGRLGVFVFNPEVHDPRVARVTSRPFDAAVDVRVGERGQREVRVDGVPGQTPAWTPL